The uncultured Methanomethylovorans sp. genome contains a region encoding:
- a CDS encoding ATP-binding protein, with the protein MRMDKDILAYVTSGDKDTEITVRTVETTIEEKFSFEEYDVAIEKHSDTQGSMDEAFGIITTGIEPLEITESGATITGYINTEKRRDVRLGTYVIVPYGEEDLFARIWKMQYKQEFEVDDATEIHSRRMLRSNTTNEVDYKFLAYLDPICILYPRGNGFVRRMSDRIPRPNTPIMPVKDKMKIQIGLNIPKEGIFLGHLSVGGEVVKTHAVPPTVPYYLRNDYSMGDPLVFRHMLVCGSTGTGKTFLTKNILRQFMEAENRYNVRGTGARKNTCLVILDPQDEYSQMFEDNPELTQENEFSFKSEKVDFGGCVNTRTFVAKVDGQSYNGRSRAQQLEFTIPFEMVRNNSWLMAPVGMTDLQYQGVELLLDDFFKKAGEHTYNRFLDHVSDDLTRDNYVESGKIHEASYDGIVRRVRDRALSRVFDQPARPIDQMLDEIIKPGQISVFPTEYISNTRIRDLITLTLMTIIVDNKLSTSGEAAIKETPIILALDEAHRYLARTTGDHSKRIVSKFADAARQGRKEGLGLCLITQDPQDIDDTVFKQVNTRIILNLTNDAAIGALKVKKEYEKRIPYLKKGQMIVHSPDNSDMVEIMGLQSCVVKHI; encoded by the coding sequence AGACAAAGACACTGAAATTACTGTAAGAACTGTGGAAACAACTATTGAGGAAAAGTTCAGCTTTGAAGAATACGATGTGGCTATAGAAAAGCATTCTGATACTCAAGGTAGCATGGATGAAGCCTTTGGTATCATTACCACAGGTATAGAACCTCTTGAGATAACGGAATCCGGAGCAACGATCACAGGATACATTAACACAGAAAAAAGAAGGGATGTCCGGCTGGGAACATATGTTATTGTGCCTTACGGAGAAGAAGACCTGTTTGCAAGAATATGGAAAATGCAGTACAAGCAGGAATTTGAGGTAGATGATGCCACTGAGATACATTCCCGCAGGATGCTCAGATCCAACACTACAAATGAAGTGGATTATAAGTTTCTGGCATATCTGGACCCTATATGTATCCTTTATCCCAGAGGTAATGGCTTTGTCCGGCGCATGAGCGATAGGATACCTAGGCCAAACACACCTATAATGCCTGTTAAAGATAAAATGAAGATCCAGATAGGGCTTAACATTCCCAAAGAAGGTATTTTCCTGGGACATCTAAGCGTTGGCGGTGAGGTTGTGAAAACCCATGCAGTTCCTCCAACTGTGCCATATTACCTGCGCAATGATTATTCAATGGGTGATCCTCTGGTGTTCAGGCATATGCTGGTATGCGGTAGTACCGGGACTGGCAAGACATTCCTCACAAAAAATATTCTGAGGCAGTTCATGGAAGCGGAAAATCGCTACAATGTGAGAGGCACCGGTGCTAGAAAAAATACATGCCTTGTGATACTTGACCCGCAGGATGAGTATTCACAGATGTTTGAGGACAATCCCGAACTTACACAGGAAAATGAATTCAGTTTCAAATCCGAGAAAGTGGATTTTGGAGGATGTGTTAATACCCGGACCTTCGTGGCAAAGGTTGATGGACAATCATACAATGGGCGTTCACGGGCACAACAATTGGAATTTACCATACCTTTTGAGATGGTGAGAAATAATTCCTGGCTCATGGCACCTGTGGGGATGACCGACCTCCAGTACCAGGGAGTAGAATTGCTTCTTGACGATTTCTTCAAAAAGGCAGGAGAACATACGTACAACCGCTTTTTAGACCACGTCAGCGATGACTTGACAAGAGACAACTATGTGGAAAGCGGAAAAATACACGAAGCCTCTTATGATGGAATCGTGCGCAGGGTAAGGGACAGAGCTCTTAGCAGGGTGTTCGACCAACCTGCAAGACCTATAGACCAGATGTTGGATGAGATCATAAAACCGGGACAGATCAGCGTGTTCCCCACAGAATACATCAGCAATACCCGTATACGTGACCTGATAACTCTCACTTTGATGACGATAATAGTGGATAACAAGCTAAGCACCTCTGGAGAAGCTGCCATCAAGGAAACACCCATCATCTTGGCCCTTGACGAAGCCCATAGGTATCTTGCCAGAACCACGGGGGATCATAGCAAGAGGATCGTGTCCAAATTTGCAGATGCTGCACGTCAGGGAAGGAAAGAAGGATTAGGACTGTGCCTCATCACTCAGGACCCTCAGGACATTGATGACACGGTATTCAAGCAGGTCAACACGCGTATCATTCTTAACCTGACAAACGATGCTGCAATCGGAGCACTAAAGGTCAAAAAAGAATATGAGAAGCGTATTCCATACCTTAAGAAGGGACAGATGATCGTGCACAGCCCCGACAACAGCGACATGGTGGAGATCATGGGACTGCAGAGCTGCGTGGTAAAGCATATATAA